One window of the Candidatus Phycorickettsia trachydisci genome contains the following:
- the fabZ gene encoding 3-hydroxyacyl-ACP dehydratase FabZ: protein MENIDITEILKVLPHRYPFVLIDKITSLEKSKNIVAIKNITINEQFFQGHFPGKPTMPGVLIIEAMAQAAAMLVAKSLDLSAENSIPYLAGIDKARFRRVVVPGDVLTIDVSIVQKKGSIWIAAGSAKVGEELAAESSLMAAIKTNS, encoded by the coding sequence ATGGAAAATATTGATATTACTGAAATATTAAAGGTTTTGCCTCACAGGTATCCTTTTGTTTTGATAGATAAAATTACTAGTTTAGAAAAATCAAAGAACATAGTAGCTATTAAGAACATCACAATTAATGAGCAATTTTTTCAGGGACATTTTCCCGGTAAACCAACTATGCCCGGGGTTCTTATAATCGAAGCAATGGCGCAAGCTGCTGCAATGCTAGTTGCTAAAAGCTTGGATCTTTCGGCCGAAAATTCAATTCCTTATCTTGCAGGTATTGATAAGGCGCGTTTTAGACGTGTTGTTGTTCCTGGGGATGTGTTAACTATTGATGTTAGCATTGTGCAAAAAAAGGGGAGCATTTGGATTGCAGCTGGCAGCGCTAAAGTTGGAGAGGAGTTGGCAGCAGAGAGTTCTTTGATGGCTGCGATTAAGACTAATTCTTAA
- a CDS encoding DUF2660 domain-containing protein, with protein MYQIKIILIVLLVPVFIYSVILLFKAIASGAGSRGYVKAGDPAAQKLYDAKRDEKLPPSISLQNKITLSWEFIYNITERILKLFTPDDRKQVQEAGKVLLDFGTKYEHVPKYSITKEQLVRATKSQSGKEISR; from the coding sequence ATGTATCAAATTAAAATCATACTTATCGTATTATTGGTTCCGGTTTTTATATATTCGGTAATATTGCTATTTAAGGCGATTGCTAGTGGAGCGGGATCAAGGGGTTATGTTAAAGCGGGTGATCCTGCTGCTCAAAAACTTTATGATGCAAAAAGAGATGAAAAATTACCGCCTAGTATTAGCTTGCAAAATAAAATAACATTGTCTTGGGAGTTTATTTATAATATAACTGAAAGGATATTGAAGCTTTTTACTCCTGATGATAGAAAACAAGTCCAGGAAGCTGGCAAGGTGTTGTTAGATTTTGGTACAAAATATGAGCATGTGCCTAAATATTCTATCACGAAAGAACAACTAGTAAGAGCTACAAAAAGTCAAAGCGGAAAAGAAATCTCAAGGTAG
- a CDS encoding ankyrin repeat domain-containing protein, with protein MSIHDYLIGQIDEQNIEGVKKAIQLGADLNDSSCHKNPISEAAKKNNIEILTLLKDAGGDVNLQYGPNKVFPLYQACSRGANVGAKWLVDNGANVDLKTDDGATAMYVAASKGNVDLIEFLRCNGDNSIDLGVKNYGLDYTPIQIAARNGHLKVLQWFEDQDINIQADSLVNPAARGNATNVLEWLILRGIDVGGGSALGEAALSRSLDVVKLLFHHGADVNGNHFNPLNELLNRQCTSDYKIISLLLSLGGDLDLSNNLRRSFLMEHIDEILESGSTRDEISGGLNILKTMNNLRNVPGVQEFMYGLAARLLVRINDFVEVPLSKTATNS; from the coding sequence ATGAGCATACATGATTATCTTATTGGGCAGATTGACGAACAGAATATTGAAGGAGTTAAAAAAGCTATCCAACTCGGAGCCGATCTGAATGATTCAAGTTGCCATAAGAATCCTATTAGTGAAGCAGCTAAAAAAAATAATATTGAAATTTTGACATTATTAAAGGATGCTGGAGGAGATGTTAATCTACAGTATGGACCTAATAAAGTCTTTCCTTTGTATCAAGCCTGCTCTCGGGGAGCTAATGTTGGGGCAAAGTGGCTTGTAGATAATGGGGCTAATGTTGATCTGAAGACAGATGATGGTGCCACTGCTATGTATGTAGCTGCTTCTAAAGGCAATGTTGATCTAATTGAGTTTTTGAGGTGTAACGGTGATAATAGTATTGACCTTGGGGTGAAAAATTATGGTTTGGATTATACTCCAATTCAAATAGCTGCGCGGAATGGTCATCTTAAAGTACTTCAATGGTTTGAAGATCAAGATATAAATATTCAAGCTGATTCCTTAGTTAATCCTGCTGCAAGAGGTAATGCAACTAACGTTTTGGAATGGTTAATACTTAGGGGAATTGATGTAGGGGGTGGAAGTGCTCTTGGCGAGGCTGCCTTAAGTCGTTCTTTAGATGTTGTAAAATTACTTTTTCATCACGGTGCTGATGTAAATGGAAATCACTTTAATCCTCTCAATGAGCTTTTAAATCGTCAATGTACATCAGACTATAAGATAATTTCATTGCTATTAAGTTTAGGTGGAGATTTAGATCTATCAAATAATTTAAGACGAAGTTTTTTAATGGAGCATATAGATGAAATACTTGAAAGTGGTAGCACAAGAGATGAAATAAGTGGGGGGCTAAATATTTTAAAGACCATGAACAATTTAAGAAATGTTCCTGGTGTGCAAGAATTTATGTATGGACTCGCTGCAAGATTGCTCGTAAGAATTAATGACTTTGTGGAGGTTCCTCTCTCAAAGACTGCTACAAATAGTTAA
- a CDS encoding succinate dehydrogenase iron-sulfur subunit produces MAEFVLPKNSRVLKGKTHSVKNNSGQVKKFKIYRYDGDGNPRLDEFEIDLANCGPMVLDALIKIKDETDSSLTFRRSCREGVCGSCSMNIDGTNTLACTKSISDIKGDVKVYPLPHMQVIKDLVVDMAYFYAQYASIEPWLKNNEKPPSKSERLQSIEDRKKLDGVYECILCACCSTACPSYWWNSDKFLGPAILLQAYRWLVDSRDSAKNERLDNLEDPFKLYRCHTILNCVKTCPKGLNPGQKIGEIKNMIVEKKSL; encoded by the coding sequence ATGGCTGAATTTGTACTACCCAAAAACTCACGCGTCTTAAAAGGTAAAACGCATTCTGTTAAAAATAATTCTGGTCAAGTTAAAAAATTTAAGATTTATAGATATGATGGCGATGGTAACCCTAGGTTAGATGAATTTGAAATTGATCTAGCTAACTGCGGACCCATGGTGCTAGATGCATTAATTAAAATCAAGGATGAAACCGATTCATCTTTAACTTTCAGAAGATCTTGCAGAGAAGGAGTATGCGGTAGTTGTTCCATGAATATTGATGGCACAAATACTTTAGCATGCACCAAAAGCATATCTGATATAAAAGGAGATGTAAAAGTTTATCCCTTACCTCATATGCAAGTGATCAAAGATTTAGTCGTGGATATGGCTTATTTCTATGCGCAATATGCATCAATTGAGCCTTGGCTCAAAAATAATGAAAAACCTCCAAGTAAATCTGAGCGCTTACAATCTATCGAAGATAGAAAGAAACTAGACGGAGTATATGAGTGCATATTATGTGCTTGTTGCAGTACTGCATGCCCAAGCTATTGGTGGAATAGTGATAAATTCTTAGGCCCCGCCATATTACTTCAAGCATATAGGTGGCTCGTTGATTCAAGAGATTCTGCCAAAAATGAGCGACTAGATAACTTAGAAGATCCATTTAAGCTTTACAGATGCCATACAATCCTAAATTGCGTTAAAACTTGCCCTAAAGGTCTGAATCCAGGACAAAAAATAGGCGAAATTAAGAATATGATAGTCGAGAAGAAATCTCTCTAA
- the rpsO gene encoding 30S ribosomal protein S15: MSITAERKKELINEFAVSNNDTGSVEVQVSVLTERIHNLTAHVKDRKKDFSSTRGLIKLVGKRRRLLNYLKDKAVDRYNSLIAKLGLKR; the protein is encoded by the coding sequence ATGTCGATAACAGCTGAAAGAAAAAAAGAATTAATTAATGAATTTGCTGTATCTAACAATGATACAGGTTCTGTAGAAGTGCAGGTAAGTGTTTTAACTGAAAGGATTCATAATCTTACTGCGCATGTAAAAGACCGCAAAAAAGATTTCTCATCAACAAGGGGGCTAATTAAGCTTGTAGGTAAGAGAAGAAGACTACTAAATTATCTGAAAGATAAAGCCGTAGATCGCTACAATAGTTTAATAGCAAAATTAGGACTTAAAAGATAA
- a CDS encoding BON domain-containing protein — protein MNFLIHIAIICLLSSCSVFVPTSVVKLGMSAAKDKTIGESIDDTAIETKIKKEFLVKDFKHKFARINVEVVKSKVLLTGVVESEEDIVSAVEVAWAQKGVKAVANELQVDENSKSFDPKQYAIDTWITTRVKSKLFFARDIKFVNYTVVTTRNVVYIIGVARSEDELTRVTDIAARIQGVEKVVSHVKVGS, from the coding sequence ATGAACTTTCTAATACATATAGCAATTATTTGCTTACTTTCTAGCTGTTCAGTTTTTGTTCCAACTAGCGTTGTGAAACTTGGTATGTCGGCAGCAAAGGATAAGACTATTGGTGAGTCAATTGATGATACAGCAATTGAAACAAAAATTAAAAAAGAGTTCTTAGTAAAGGACTTTAAGCATAAATTTGCCCGCATCAACGTTGAAGTTGTTAAGAGTAAAGTGTTACTTACGGGTGTTGTTGAGAGTGAAGAAGATATCGTTTCTGCAGTTGAAGTTGCTTGGGCTCAAAAGGGTGTAAAGGCAGTTGCTAACGAGCTTCAAGTAGATGAAAATAGCAAGAGTTTCGATCCAAAACAATATGCCATAGATACCTGGATTACCACAAGAGTAAAATCAAAATTATTCTTTGCTCGGGATATCAAGTTCGTTAATTATACGGTAGTTACCACGCGTAATGTTGTGTATATTATTGGCGTTGCAAGGTCTGAGGATGAGCTTACGAGGGTTACAGATATTGCTGCTAGAATCCAAGGAGTTGAAAAAGTTGTAAGCCACGTTAAGGTTGGATCATAA
- the lpxD gene encoding UDP-3-O-(3-hydroxymyristoyl)glucosamine N-acyltransferase, with amino-acid sequence MADSRFYETLGPFSLEYVLNQLGGVVKHQIQDSSSIIIKGVASLENAGEGDVSIFAQSKYKDAFLNTKASCCITNLVQDKDLTHTLLIETTNPYYAFSEVIKMFHKDLVSSSKENVSSKAKIGGNCRIGHNVIIEDNVEIGDNCIIDSWSVIRIGSVIGENSHIGANCYISHSIIGKRAIIFPGACIGREGFGIATADGKHKKIFHIGRVIIGDDVEIGANSVVERGSISDTIISDMCKISHLALVGHNVSLGYGCVVVGQSGIAGSTSLGKYCSLGGQAGISGHLKIADGVQVAAKSGVIRDITENAQAVGGYPAIPIKDWHKQTVILQKIIKDKDIS; translated from the coding sequence ATGGCAGACTCTAGATTTTATGAGACTTTAGGTCCGTTTAGTCTTGAATACGTATTAAACCAACTTGGAGGAGTAGTTAAGCACCAAATTCAAGACTCATCATCTATAATAATTAAAGGGGTTGCTTCTTTGGAAAATGCTGGAGAGGGAGATGTTTCAATTTTTGCTCAAAGTAAATATAAGGATGCCTTTCTAAACACCAAAGCTTCTTGCTGTATCACTAATCTAGTTCAAGATAAAGATCTAACACACACTTTATTGATAGAAACAACTAACCCTTATTATGCTTTTTCGGAGGTTATTAAGATGTTTCATAAAGACTTGGTTTCTAGTAGTAAAGAAAATGTATCAAGTAAAGCTAAGATAGGAGGAAATTGTCGCATTGGACATAACGTAATTATAGAGGATAACGTTGAGATAGGGGATAATTGCATAATTGATTCGTGGAGTGTAATTCGAATAGGCTCTGTTATAGGAGAGAATTCTCACATAGGTGCAAATTGTTATATCTCGCACAGCATTATCGGCAAGAGAGCGATTATTTTTCCTGGAGCATGTATTGGACGTGAGGGGTTTGGAATAGCTACTGCTGATGGGAAGCATAAGAAAATATTTCATATCGGAAGGGTTATTATAGGAGATGATGTAGAAATTGGAGCAAATAGTGTAGTTGAAAGAGGTTCTATAAGTGATACAATAATTAGTGATATGTGTAAAATATCTCACTTGGCTTTGGTAGGGCATAATGTATCTTTGGGATATGGATGTGTTGTTGTTGGGCAATCTGGTATTGCTGGTAGTACCTCTTTGGGGAAATATTGTAGTCTCGGAGGACAAGCTGGGATTTCTGGACATTTAAAAATTGCTGATGGAGTACAAGTGGCTGCAAAATCAGGGGTAATTCGTGATATTACCGAAAATGCGCAAGCGGTTGGAGGATACCCTGCTATACCAATTAAAGATTGGCACAAACAAACAGTAATTTTGCAAAAAATTATAAAAGATAAAGATATTAGCTAA
- the mraY gene encoding phospho-N-acetylmuramoyl-pentapeptide-transferase: MLHYLISGYTSKYHLANLLHYLTLRGGLAAFIALITSIIFGGRIIEYLKKTQVCTQPIRDDGPQTHHAKAGTPSMGGVMILASTTFACFICCDLANPFVITSLFVFLSLGLLGFIDDYQKGIHKNSKGIRPRYKFVVQIIIGCIVYLAVSHLIPKEHSTIYFPFFKNLYIDIGILFLPFVIFMISGSSNAVNLTDGLDGLAIVPFGMATCYFGAVAYLMGVKHYAQYLHILHVPGISELFIVCSSLIGSSIGFLWFNSKPAEVFMGDTGSLALGGFLGVVSILTKQEFMLAIVGGVFLVETLSVIIQVSYFKMTGGKRIFKMSPLHHHYEKLGMSETKIVIRFWIISLLLLIVAFIALKVR; encoded by the coding sequence ATGCTACATTACCTAATATCCGGTTATACCTCAAAATACCATTTAGCTAATTTACTACACTATCTCACATTACGTGGAGGTCTTGCAGCTTTTATCGCATTAATCACATCGATAATTTTTGGCGGAAGAATTATAGAGTATCTTAAAAAAACGCAAGTTTGCACTCAGCCTATTAGGGATGACGGGCCTCAGACACACCATGCAAAAGCTGGAACTCCGTCGATGGGGGGTGTGATGATTTTAGCTTCAACCACATTTGCTTGTTTTATATGCTGCGATTTAGCTAATCCTTTCGTGATTACGAGCTTATTTGTTTTTTTAAGTTTAGGGTTACTAGGTTTTATAGACGATTACCAAAAAGGTATACATAAAAATTCTAAAGGAATTAGACCGAGATATAAATTTGTTGTTCAGATTATTATAGGATGTATTGTATACCTTGCAGTTTCTCACCTTATTCCAAAGGAGCATAGCACAATATATTTTCCTTTCTTTAAGAATTTATATATCGATATTGGTATATTATTCTTGCCTTTTGTGATTTTTATGATTTCAGGATCGTCAAACGCTGTTAATTTGACAGATGGTTTAGATGGTCTTGCTATTGTTCCATTTGGAATGGCAACATGTTATTTTGGCGCAGTTGCTTATTTGATGGGCGTTAAACATTATGCCCAGTATTTGCATATTTTGCACGTTCCAGGAATCTCTGAGCTATTTATCGTATGTAGTAGCTTAATAGGAAGTAGCATAGGATTTTTATGGTTTAACTCCAAACCTGCGGAAGTATTTATGGGCGATACGGGAAGTCTTGCCTTAGGTGGGTTTCTGGGGGTTGTTAGTATTTTAACCAAGCAGGAATTTATGCTTGCTATCGTTGGAGGTGTATTTTTAGTTGAAACCTTATCCGTTATTATTCAAGTTTCTTATTTTAAAATGACAGGTGGTAAAAGGATTTTTAAAATGTCTCCGCTGCATCATCATTATGAAAAACTTGGAATGTCCGAAACTAAGATAGTAATTAGGTTTTGGATAATATCTTTATTACTACTTATCGTAGCTTTTATTGCTCTGAAGGTTAGGTAG
- the truB gene encoding tRNA pseudouridine(55) synthase TruB, which translates to MFLKKMLDGWLNIDKPLGVSSAYVVRRVKKLLLEGGVKVKVGHCGTLDPAASGVLPIAIDEATKLSNYVTGSKKTYIFTIQFGAKTDTADKEGEVIETTSNFPATRDVLEKVASKFIGKYMQRIPTYSAAKLKGKPFYLLARQGLEVPERSKLVEIFDLKLIDCDLDKRAATYEVECSKGSYVRTLAEDISSSLQTLGFVIELKRIKVLHLAIKDSIPFSALEQKDALSKIKFLETESLISHIPSISVTLQEARNVLQGKQLYLNMPDLDLLWLAYNRRIVSIGQIKNGIYHIFCNFNLINKNVDNS; encoded by the coding sequence TTGTTTTTAAAGAAAATGCTTGATGGCTGGTTGAATATTGATAAGCCTTTAGGAGTCAGTTCTGCTTATGTTGTGCGCCGAGTTAAAAAATTACTACTTGAGGGAGGAGTAAAAGTTAAAGTTGGACATTGCGGTACATTAGATCCTGCTGCAAGTGGCGTTCTTCCCATAGCTATAGATGAAGCTACAAAGCTTAGTAATTACGTTACAGGCAGCAAGAAAACGTATATTTTTACCATTCAGTTTGGCGCCAAAACTGATACTGCAGATAAAGAAGGCGAAGTTATTGAGACTACTTCTAATTTTCCTGCTACTAGAGATGTATTGGAAAAAGTAGCAAGTAAATTTATAGGAAAATATATGCAGCGTATTCCGACATATTCTGCTGCAAAACTTAAAGGTAAACCTTTTTATTTACTTGCACGTCAAGGTTTAGAAGTTCCTGAGCGAAGTAAATTAGTTGAAATTTTTGATTTAAAGCTCATAGATTGTGATTTAGATAAACGTGCAGCGACTTATGAAGTGGAATGCTCGAAAGGTAGTTATGTAAGAACTTTGGCTGAAGATATATCATCTAGTTTGCAAACTTTAGGTTTTGTGATAGAATTAAAGCGGATAAAAGTATTGCATCTAGCAATAAAGGATTCAATTCCTTTTAGTGCTTTGGAGCAAAAAGATGCCTTGAGCAAAATAAAATTTTTGGAAACAGAAAGCTTAATTTCTCATATTCCAAGCATAAGCGTAACGTTGCAAGAGGCAAGAAATGTTTTGCAAGGCAAGCAGCTATACTTAAATATGCCTGATTTGGACTTGCTGTGGCTTGCGTATAATAGGCGCATAGTTAGTATTGGCCAAATAAAAAATGGCATATACCATATTTTTTGTAATTTTAATTTGATAAATAAGAATGTCGATAACAGCTGA
- a CDS encoding tetratricopeptide repeat protein, translating to MQEMRILKTFFFLSLILLLLGLLAYVQSYSSVVEIRFGQYVVLVNLIVLILLLLALKFAIYALIHTIRMPFVLFRHAIDKAKQIKEQKLMKQVCDLTHQVLLGSTDNVQKTISKLLSNSDLPKDVDEHLRILLLKIDTSFNTKLYYTKEILSGSSPYKFLIARNLASQALKEESYHYSLELASTAFKLNDKDPDLLELMIDIYAALESWNKMEEMMRLLDKVDKERMASIKDKISDYYLKAAKQFIGLGQISDSGYYLKKCLEYKPDFIECIELISQIQIELKGFSLQKIIEDAFALRPDFALFKIYYKHFKNSMSSEDMYNNLSKDLDKSHHVGILISIAYFLNIKKELDSMVLPFV from the coding sequence ATGCAAGAAATGAGAATTTTAAAAACATTCTTTTTTTTATCTTTGATTTTGCTCTTACTAGGCTTACTTGCTTATGTACAGAGCTACAGCAGCGTAGTGGAGATTAGATTTGGACAATATGTTGTTTTGGTAAATTTAATTGTTCTAATATTACTTTTATTGGCTTTGAAATTTGCTATATATGCTTTGATCCATACTATTAGAATGCCATTTGTATTATTTCGTCATGCTATTGATAAGGCTAAGCAAATAAAAGAACAAAAATTGATGAAGCAAGTTTGTGACTTAACTCATCAGGTATTATTGGGTTCAACTGATAATGTACAAAAAACTATTTCAAAACTTTTAAGTAATAGTGATCTACCTAAGGATGTGGATGAGCATTTAAGAATTTTATTATTGAAGATTGATACAAGTTTTAATACAAAACTATATTATACTAAGGAGATTTTGAGTGGCTCCAGTCCATATAAATTTTTAATCGCACGTAATTTAGCTTCTCAGGCTTTGAAGGAAGAGTCATATCATTATAGTTTAGAACTCGCTTCAACCGCTTTTAAACTAAATGATAAAGACCCTGATTTGCTTGAGTTAATGATAGATATTTATGCAGCCTTAGAGTCTTGGAATAAGATGGAAGAGATGATGAGGTTATTAGATAAGGTGGATAAAGAAAGAATGGCGTCAATTAAAGATAAGATAAGTGATTACTACCTCAAGGCAGCTAAGCAATTTATAGGTTTGGGTCAAATAAGTGATAGTGGTTATTATTTGAAAAAATGTCTTGAATACAAACCTGATTTTATCGAGTGTATAGAATTGATATCTCAGATTCAAATTGAACTTAAAGGTTTTTCTTTACAAAAAATTATAGAAGATGCGTTTGCTCTTAGACCTGACTTTGCGTTGTTTAAAATTTACTATAAGCATTTTAAAAACAGTATGTCTTCGGAGGATATGTATAATAATTTATCTAAAGATCTAGATAAAAGTCACCATGTTGGAATTTTAATATCTATAGCATATTTTTTAAATATTAAGAAAGAGCTTGATAGTATGGTCCTACCTTTCGTGTAA
- a CDS encoding peptidylprolyl isomerase yields the protein MLKSFRTFLLAASIASSCFAADTTDPVIATFSQGDVKVSEVMVRYTGLFESNPNFKGKTFQDLPYEMQKQLLTNYINSKLIEVEVQNSKVQDTPEFASQLDNAKKQIAQGLFLDNIVKSKVSDKDVKDEAAKLKNQLKDKEEAKIKHILVGSKKEAEDAKKKILKGEKFDALAKKLSTDESSKASGGELDYITQEGFEPEFGNKVFGMKKGEVSGPIQSSFGWHIVQMVDKRKVQMPTDDQLESVARNNLSRVAFDKYMEELSTKAGVKLLLEEKKEEAPKKEEPKKEAPKDKSSK from the coding sequence ATGCTTAAATCTTTTAGAACATTTTTACTTGCAGCATCTATTGCATCATCCTGCTTTGCTGCTGATACTACAGATCCAGTAATCGCAACTTTTAGTCAAGGCGACGTGAAGGTTTCGGAGGTTATGGTAAGATATACTGGACTTTTTGAAAGTAACCCTAATTTCAAAGGTAAAACTTTTCAGGATCTCCCATATGAGATGCAAAAGCAGCTTCTAACAAATTATATTAACTCAAAGCTTATAGAAGTTGAGGTTCAAAACAGTAAAGTGCAAGATACTCCTGAATTTGCTTCTCAATTGGATAATGCCAAGAAGCAGATAGCCCAGGGTTTATTTCTTGATAATATAGTAAAATCAAAAGTTTCAGACAAAGATGTGAAGGATGAAGCTGCTAAGCTTAAGAATCAATTAAAAGATAAAGAAGAGGCTAAGATCAAGCATATTCTTGTCGGATCTAAAAAGGAGGCAGAAGATGCTAAGAAAAAAATCCTTAAAGGAGAGAAATTTGATGCTTTAGCTAAAAAATTATCTACAGATGAAAGCTCTAAAGCTTCTGGTGGAGAATTAGATTATATAACTCAAGAAGGTTTTGAGCCAGAATTTGGAAATAAAGTTTTTGGCATGAAAAAAGGTGAAGTATCAGGTCCAATCCAAAGCAGCTTCGGTTGGCATATAGTCCAAATGGTTGACAAAAGAAAAGTCCAAATGCCTACTGATGATCAGCTAGAATCTGTAGCTCGTAACAATTTAAGTAGAGTGGCTTTTGATAAATATATGGAAGAGCTTTCTACAAAGGCAGGTGTTAAACTTTTGTTAGAAGAGAAAAAAGAAGAAGCGCCTAAAAAGGAGGAACCTAAGAAAGAAGCTCCTAAAGACAAATCATCTAAGTAA
- a CDS encoding LpxI family protein: MSIGILAGGGNLPQILATNAAKQGREVSVIALDGFASVDDFQDYNSAQLKIGQVKKIIQFLQENNVKEVVFAGKVTRLKWSSLYVDSLGSKLLAKIAINKVLGDDKLLNIIMKFVEEYNFKVISPLDLLGSQDINTKAKPSKNDLEDIKLGLEVLEAISVFDIGQSVIVENGYILGIEGAEGTDELILRTQNLKRHDAPSGVLVKAFKSTQNSKLDIPTIGPTTLENAIAAGLKGIAIGRDKVIILEADKMQDLANQANMFVFKENA; the protein is encoded by the coding sequence ATGAGTATTGGTATTTTAGCTGGAGGGGGTAATTTACCACAAATACTTGCTACAAATGCAGCAAAACAAGGCAGAGAAGTTAGCGTTATTGCGTTAGATGGATTTGCATCTGTCGATGATTTCCAAGATTACAATTCTGCTCAACTCAAAATAGGGCAGGTTAAAAAAATCATTCAGTTTTTGCAAGAAAATAACGTAAAGGAAGTCGTATTTGCGGGAAAGGTAACCAGGCTTAAGTGGAGTAGCTTATATGTTGATAGTTTAGGAAGTAAGTTGCTTGCAAAAATTGCTATAAATAAAGTTTTAGGAGACGACAAACTGCTTAATATTATTATGAAGTTTGTTGAAGAATATAATTTTAAAGTCATATCGCCTTTAGATCTTTTAGGTTCACAGGATATTAATACCAAAGCTAAGCCATCTAAGAATGATTTAGAGGATATTAAGCTAGGTTTAGAAGTGCTTGAAGCAATAAGTGTCTTTGATATAGGTCAGTCGGTGATTGTAGAAAATGGTTATATCCTTGGTATTGAAGGAGCAGAAGGTACTGATGAGCTAATACTAAGGACTCAGAATCTCAAACGCCATGATGCGCCATCTGGAGTTTTGGTGAAAGCATTTAAGTCTACTCAAAATTCTAAATTAGATATACCTACAATCGGCCCTACTACGCTAGAAAATGCTATTGCAGCTGGATTAAAAGGTATAGCGATTGGCAGAGATAAGGTGATTATTTTAGAGGCTGATAAAATGCAAGATTTAGCTAATCAGGCAAATATGTTTGTTTTTAAAGAAAATGCTTGA
- a CDS encoding ABC transporter ATP-binding protein: protein MSFIQARGLRKSFGRHKVLDGVDLDIQEQSSLVIIGRSGTGKSVLIKTLIGIIKPDGGRVKINGIDFYDATKDEKKGIVDNLGFLFQGGAIFDSLNVEDNITFSVNREQYLTPEQKSDLAVENLEAVGLSSQVLKLMPSELSGGMLKRVALARAICGKPKIIMFDEPTTGLDPIMSNVINDLIMQIRKNLKATTITISHDMNSVRQIATDVIMLDEGKIVWQGTAKEMENTDEEHVDQFIHGKLEGPMSLI from the coding sequence ATGTCTTTTATTCAAGCAAGAGGTTTGCGAAAAAGTTTTGGACGTCATAAAGTTTTAGATGGAGTTGATCTAGATATTCAAGAACAAAGCTCGCTAGTTATTATAGGAAGATCGGGTACGGGTAAATCTGTCCTAATTAAAACATTAATCGGTATTATTAAGCCTGATGGTGGTAGAGTTAAAATTAATGGTATAGATTTCTATGATGCGACTAAAGATGAAAAAAAAGGTATTGTAGATAATTTGGGATTTTTATTTCAGGGTGGCGCAATATTTGATTCTCTAAACGTTGAGGATAATATTACTTTCTCTGTTAATAGAGAGCAGTATTTAACTCCAGAACAAAAAAGTGATTTGGCTGTTGAAAACCTTGAAGCAGTAGGGCTTAGCTCGCAAGTATTAAAACTTATGCCATCTGAATTATCTGGGGGTATGTTGAAAAGAGTAGCTTTAGCCAGGGCTATTTGCGGTAAGCCAAAAATCATTATGTTTGACGAGCCCACAACAGGCCTTGATCCAATTATGAGTAACGTGATCAATGATTTGATTATGCAAATCAGAAAAAATTTAAAAGCAACCACCATTACCATATCTCACGATATGAATAGTGTTCGCCAGATTGCAACTGATGTCATTATGTTAGATGAAGGAAAAATTGTATGGCAAGGCACAGCAAAGGAGATGGAAAATACGGACGAGGAGCACGTTGACCAATTTATACACGGTAAGTTAGAAGGGCCTATGTCTTTGATATAA